From one Coffea eugenioides isolate CCC68of chromosome 11, Ceug_1.0, whole genome shotgun sequence genomic stretch:
- the LOC113754333 gene encoding dr1-associated corepressor, whose amino-acid sequence MHWSSEIPKQKIESNSRNPHPNPFDLIRSPMMAEHEEQNAAEETHRPGIPTHRVKKIMKLDKEIKKVNSEAVFLISNSTQLFLQFLAEKSAQVVLEKKKKTIKLEHLRAAVKRHLPTSDFLLDSLPPPAQPSDQLPKDRPRPRSSDKPVPPGSRRIDAFFNKCN is encoded by the coding sequence ATGCACTGGAGCTCGGAAATACCAAAACAGAAGATTGAGTCGAATTCTCGAAATCCACATCCAAACCCGTTTGATTTGATTCGAAGTCCAATGATGGCAGAGCATGAAGAACAAAACGCAGCCGAAGAAACCCACAGACCCGGGATTCCAACCCACCGAGTCAAGAAAATCATGAAACTGGACAAAGAAATCAAGAAGGTCAACTCAGAAGCCGTGTTTCTCATCTCCAACTCCACCCAGCTTTTCCTCCAGTTCCTGGCCGAGAAATCAGCTCAGGTTGTGttagagaagaagaaaaagactATAAAGCTGGAGCACCTCCGTGCCGCCGTCAAAAGGCATCTGCCCACTAGTGATTTCCTCCTCGATTCGCTTCCGCCGCCTGCTCAGCCCTCCGATCAACTGCCCAAGGATCGGCCCCGTCCTCGCTCCAGTGACAAGCCTGTTCCGCCTGGGTCACGCAGGATTGATGCTTTCTTTAATAAATGTAATTAG
- the LOC113753698 gene encoding 65-kDa microtubule-associated protein 8, with protein sequence MGSFQTPSGTKCPVLLETSCGYLLQELQMIWDEVGEDQFEREKVLLDIEQECLEVYRKKVDNANISRARLHQELADAQAEFTHLLLSLGERSLPLRPEKMTGTLKEQLNSITPALKEMQLRKEERVKQFRAVQSQIQKISGEIAGRSEYNDTSSSIVVNESDLSLKRLEEYQNELQRLHNEKSDRLQRVEKYMSTIQNLSATLGMDSSMIITKVHPSLNALSGLSKNIGDFILAKLDSTVESLEAEKQKRHEKLQVLGKALINVWNLMDTHYQDRERFSHVTSLSSVSSSDIYTPGSLTLDIIQQAEVEVNRLDQLKASKMKELFLKKQLELEEICNQSHMEIPSRSEMENIMNLINSGEIDHADLLMSMDEQIARAEEEAASRKPIMEKVEKWILACDEERWLEEYSRDENRYSVSRGAHRNLKRAERARVLVNKIPALVDLLIEKTKTWEEERKNTFLYDEVPLLAMLEEYNTLRKEKEEEKQRQREKKKVQSQVVVEQGNPFGTRPSTSSRRLSDRSVNGGFGNTSPLNRRLSFGIQQPGQGPNSLTSPIHGIPFSREGKKAHGQRTFARTSFASHLREETASVVSSFSGPKSP encoded by the exons ATGGGTTCCTTTCAAACACCAAGTGGAACAAAATGTCCTGTTTTGCTGGAGACCTCCTGTGGGTATTTGCTCCAAGAACTGCAG ATGATAtgggatgaagttggagaaGATCAAtttgaaagggaaaaggttctTCTGGACATAGAACAGGAGTGTCTGGAGGTTTATAGAAAGAAAGTTGACAATGCAAACATATCAAGAGCTCGACTACACCAGGAACTGGCAGATGCTCAAGCTGAGTTTACCCATCTGCTTCTGTCACTTGGTGAACGTTCCCTCCCTCTACGG CCAGAGAAAATGACTGGAACATTGAAGGAACAGCTAAATTCAATTACTCCTGCTCTCAAGGAGATGCAGttgagaaaagaagagaggGTGAAGCAATTCCGTGCTGTACAATCACAAATTCAGAAGATTTCAGGAGAAATAGCAGGTCGATCAGAGTACAATGACACATCATCGAGCATTGTAGTAAATGAAAGTGATCTTTCACTAAAAAGACTTGAAGAGTACCAAAATGAGCTTCAGAGACTTCACAATGAGAAG AGCGACAGACTTCAAAGGGTAGAAAAATATATGAGTACAATTCAGAACTTGTCAGCCACTCTGGGAATGGATTCCTCCATGATTATCACAAAGGTTCATCCGAGCTTGAACGCATTGTCTGGTCTGTCGAAGAATATAGGTGATTTCATTTTGGCAAAACTAGACAGTACTGTGGAGTCACTTGAAGCTGAAAAGCAAAAGCGACACGAAAAG CTTCAAGTCCTCGGTAAAGCATTAATAAACGTATGGAATCTCATGGACACTCACTATCAAGATCGTGAACGTTTCTCTCATGTCACCAGTTTATCGTCAGTTTCATCATCTGACATATATACACCTGGAAGCCTCACTCTCGACATAATCCAGCAG GCCGAGGTTGAAGTCAATAGACTGGACCAATTGAAAGCAAGCAAGATGAAAGAGCTTTTTCTCAAAAAACAACTTGAGCTTGAGGAGATATGCAATCAATCACATATGGAAATCCCTTCAAGATCAGAGATGGAGAATATAATGAACCTGATAAACTCCG GGGAGATTGACCATGCTGATCTCTTGATGAGCATGGATGAACAGATAGCTAGAGCAGAAGAAGAAGCTGCCAGCAGGAAGCCTATAATGGAGAAAGTAGAAAAATGGATATTAGCATGTGACGAGGAGCGCTGGTTGGAAGAGTATAGCAGG GATGAGAATCGGTATTCAGTCAGCAGAGGTGCTCACAGGAATCTGAAAAGAGCAGAACGTGCTAGAGTGTTGGTTAACAAGATACCAG CTCTGGTAGATTTGCTGATAGAAAAGACAAAGACctgggaagaagaaagaaagaatactTTCTTATATGATGAG GTTCCCCTACTGGCAATGTTAGAAGAGTACAATACGCtgaggaaggaaaaagaagaggagAAACAGAGACAAAGG GAAAAGAAGAAGGTACAAAGCCAAGTAGTGGTTGAGCAAGGAAATCCTTTTGGGACAAGGCCAAGCACTAGCAGTCGGCGTCTCTCAGATAGAAGTGTAAATGGAGGTTTTGGAAATACTAGCCCTCTTAATAGAAGGCTCTCATTTGGCATACAACAGCCAGGCCAGGGTCCGAATAGCTTAACTTCCCCAATTCATGGCATACCTTTCAGcagagaaggaaagaaagcaCATGGACAAAGAACTTTCGCTCGAACTAGCTTTGCTTCCCATCTCAGAGAAGAGACAGCTTCAGTTGTCTCATCGTTTTCTGGACCCAAGTCACCTTAG